One genomic segment of Drosophila melanogaster chromosome 3L includes these proteins:
- the Svil gene encoding supervillin, isoform AG, producing MDRLRGNHSIGGSSQQLSGKQKWSFGRLFRKKKEAESASSSEEDRKAGFVPAQRQSASKPKGKHGKGSRGCSKFDHIVVSQRQEQAPPHPPQPQIDNEFFLPLEAIQPEPYYQNQPGYYQRSSNSLDRRLLMQPGVQGNGYQQPKSRSAQRGPKPPGAHSSEEELISLNSSTFSKYRSDESIHLGSAAGQSRRSRAARNERYYKRLSRDGEPSHGGAPVVAQQRYKTQPLPLSIYQPTNASTGYVQWQPQPQKNLQNAMQNDGKRSISYDSQIHLQNMNGRMQSKPLPPPPPPRDPLRRVHVGGSGKIGSSSGDLRPVSYAFDHNSRCASDDRIWQPPHYQSVHSLNSQPSSSIVSAPVSQQQPHHRRFITRSERNANPGKQSLPNGIDFHYVADATPRSRKPIHMMDAGRMDNTGVPASSGILRTSKSGLPTPSPAPQQPLAKPRSFSSSRLSELRTYPMPMYSEVQKPKRNAPPVNPSPNQDNIVCGSLHIKPTQEHGNQNYVEIRHRDVHKTNSMPHHYQNRRSGEDLPNKYEEYVAEKREQHQQAPPPVYPERKMSLTPAVAPPPPVYFPRKKPANLEEAINELEAIYKSLGLTEPAEPKQEPKLDISSKMRVPTPSDFEKFALAHADDYEDEDSPTGEPDPIRDDVAFRNLQLANLQHRPSEKQPPFGIPVGPIVPAPQSDYLHVEPVRVKKKSGSPDIIKDDLAVRSLRKDPPGPKSSFVYPMQKKQRAIRTQSANIYNLIQRDAAKPSGGDLKSYMELTRNLERAGSMSNLQGEDGSDTKDVPATLDLLRKLKAQDEELDLARKHHPIPFRHPSQGGAIAQLPERLSKEEIPKAAPVPAPRKSLTPEPMLDDALNKIAQDAQASSIKLSQELHELRKEALITAARPKLNAEQQRLEDELQQIEAVSEAAKRCGQMLLETLPDAGQEGQEPQDKPLRKLHKEGKLIRAIDEVSEAANAVCEKILKDIVTTEPPVVVQEALQVRQTTKTGPGGEQLVMPHLIKKLDPIQSDKIEHIARRCMRQLSELANNPDYDNLATCNMSNSTTNATGGAAADATLVCPVPETQAKSQTLEEIDKIMQECERQAKSSSSTTTTDDQRTTAPSLTSGSGSGSFPPNVSTTASSFSSSSDCLAKSSSPSRASRPLSSSITSFNPYSSSDYIKSQSSDCHAPSTDPIKTFSTTSYEVQSTPQSTTISTNTMSTSQSNTISSTTNPSVESKPSAPSVSPPPLQLTPVGDRRGRNRERGASCSSTSSPSQYNSSEELAAIFGIEEQPKQQRRSRQTHNATGNGDDPATTEAPSSPDSDSANANDTANANANTTNPAQLDSANCATNPVMNVQLDVTTSTSTSASTTHPTSNDNASTCSSHSYKLETIPEQDHEEVESTLKLSPNFNRIYASKIRIVMDRNEEASLLPEGAANVALTQFDSLSSLEETSSNPDSGNVSLTDYPLANHANSSLELQTAYNSRFQVREHYVSEVSISASESTDEEQTDTECLRDADRLNTEDFPPLPTEEELEESLREEIELNDSLSGGTLNIARESSGELVSVVQELNLNETVSLSQEVYNVTTEALQRIATDEIDGLSSAIIEVNESLLNESAFDEMHFKLDETELDESEIIDRMLEASFDELDELELENTELDESRLDDEQKSECQFNETYNELDSIDLDATELNATGLNEISYDQLEELELDDSDSVMPFTRRKSIVYETPQLNLSISELKVNYETQVEPVIKSESLNEAIKSMNNDDEGDEEMQAGSEEKVDEEENSVTETQTHRRRCKGLPANPANDDERPSTSCKALSVFGEVRTVAPQAAAAEAAAAVGGATRGGWTTLEHVFVACTVGLITPNDLLTLCLIVIGVIIIIAIALT from the coding sequence ATGGATCGGCTAAGGGGCAATCACAGCATTGGAGGATCCTCGCAGCAGCTTTCTGGCAAACAGAAATGGTCCTTCGGGCGACTTTTTCGCAAGAAAAAGGAGGCGGAGAGTGCATCCTCCAGCGAAGAAGATCGCAAGGCGGGATTTGTGCCTGCCCAGCGCCAGTCAGCCAGCAAGCCGAAGGGAAAACATGGCAAAGGATCGCGAGGTTGCAGCAAATTCGATCACATTGTGGTGAGTCAGCGGCAAGAGCAGGCTCCACCACATCCACCCCAACCGCAAATCGACAATGAGTTCTTCTTGCCCTTGGAGGCCATACAACCGGAGCCCTACTATCAAAATCAACCGGGCTACTATCAACGATCGAGTAACTCGCTGGACAGGAGATTACTAATGCAGCCTGGAGTTCAGGGAAATGGTTACCAGCAGCCCAAATCTCGATCGGCGCAGCGAGGTCCCAAGCCACCAGGAGCTCACTCCAGCGAGGAGGAACTGATCTCGCTGAACTCCTCCACGTTCTCCAAATACCGCAGCGATGAGAGTATTCATTTGGGTTCCGCTGCTGGACAAAGTCGACGCAGTCGAGCGGCCCGCAATGAGCGTTACTACAAGAGATTGTCCCGGGATGGCGAACCGAGTCATGGCGGAGCACCCGTTGTAGCCCAGCAGCGATACAAAACCCAGCCACTGCCTTTATCCATTTACCAGCCAACGAACGCGTCCACTGGCTATGTCCAGTGGCAACCGCAGCCCCAGAAGAACCTGCAGAATGCGATGCAGAACGATGGAAAGCGAAGCATCAGCTACGACAGTCAAATACACCTGCAGAACATGAATGGGAGGATGCAGAGTAAGCCattgccaccgccaccgcctccaAGGGATCCACTGAGGAGAGTGCATGTTGGAGGTTCCGGGAAGATTGGATCCAGCTCTGGAGACTTGCGTCCCGTGTCCTATGCCTTCGATCACAATAGTCGCTGTGCGTCGGATGATCGCATTTGGCAGCCACCCCACTACCAGTCGGTGCATTCGCTCAACTCCCAGCCCAGTTCGTCAATAGTCAGTGCACCAGTGAGTCAACAGCAACCGCACCACAGGAGATTCATAACTCGATCCGAGAGGAACGCAAATCCTGGCAAGCAATCCCTGCCGAATGGTATTGATTTCCATTATGTGGCAGATGCAACGCCACGCTCCAGGAAGCCCATACACATGATGGATGCAGGCAGGATGGACAATACAGGAGTGCCAGCATCCAGTGGTATATTGCGAACCTCTAAGAGTGGGCTGCCCACACCAAGTCCTGCTCCCCAGCAGCCCTTGGCCAAACCGCGGTCGTTCTCCAGCTCGCGACTTAGTGAGCTGCGAACCTATCCCATGCCCATGTACTCCGAGGTGCAGAAACCTAAGAGGAATGCGCCACCAGTCAATCCCTCGCCGAATCAGGATAACATAGTGTGTGGGAGTCTGCACATAAAACCCACACAAGAGCATGGAAATCAAAACTATGTGGAGATTCGTCATCGGGATGTGCACAAGACCAACTCAATGCCGCACCATTATCAGAATAGGCGATCTGGCGAGGATTTACCCAACAAATATGAGGAGTACGTGGCAGAAAAGAGGGAGCAGCATCAACAGGCACCACCCCCAGTTTATCCGGAGCGCAAAATGAGCTTGACACCAGCAGTGGCGCCACCGCCTCCTGTTTACTTCCCTCGCAAGAAGCCTGCCAATTTGGAGGAGGCCATCAACGAACTGGAGGCCATTTACAAGTCTCTAGGACTCACTGAACCAGCCGAGCCCAAACAGGAACCAAAGCTGGATATTTCCTCCAAGATGCGTGTGCCAACTCCCAGTGATTTTGAAAAGTTCGCCTTGGCGCATGCTGATGACTACGAGGATGAAGATTCGCCAACCGGAGAACCAGATCCAATCAGAGATGATGTGGCCTTCAGGAACCTACAGTTGGCCAATCTGCAACATCGGCCATCGGAGAAGCAGCCTCCATTCGGCATCCCAGTGGGACCCATTGTGCCAGCTCCACAGTCGGATTATCTTCACGTAGAGCCAGTGAGGGTGAAGAAGAAGAGTGGCTCTCCTGACATCATTAAAGATGATCTTGCTGTGCGTTCATTGAGAAAGGATCCTCCTGGTCCCAAATCCAGCTTTGTCTACCCAATGCAAAAGAAGCAACGGGCTATTCGAACCCAATCGGCCAACATATACAATCTGATCCAAAGAGACGCTGCCAAGCCATCTGGTGGAGATCTTAAGAGCTACATGGAGCTGACTCGCAACCTGGAAAGAGCTGGCAGCATGTCCAATCTGCAGGGTGAGGATGGCAGTGATACCAAAGATGTACCCGCCACACTGGATCTTCTCCGAAAGTTGAAAGCTCAGGATGAGGAACTGGATTTGGCTAGAAAGCATCACCCCATACCGTTTAGACATCCCAGTCAGGGAGGAGCTATTGCCCAACTGCCAGAACGGTTGTCCAAAGAGGAAATACCCAAGGCAGCGCCTGTGCCAGCTCCCCGAAAGAGTCTGACTCCTGAACCCATGCTAGATGATGCTCTCAACAAGATTGCCCAGGATGCGCAGGCCAGCAGCATTAAGCTGAGTCAGGAACTCCATGAACTTCGCAAGGAGGCATTGATTACAGCTGCGAGACCAAAGTTGAATGCCGAACAACAGAGATTAGAGGATGAACTGCAGCAGATAGAAGCTGTCTCCGAGGCAGCCAAACGTTGTGGCCAAATGCTGCTCGAAACTCTGCCAGATGCGGGACAGGAGGGTCAGGAACCTCAGGATAAGCCCCTCAGGAAGCTACATAAGGAGGGCAAACTCATACGAGCTATCGATGAGGTGTCCGAAGCTGCTAATGCGGTCTGTGAGAAGATCCTCAAGGACATTGTGACCACAGAACCACCGGTGGTAGTTCAGGAGGCCCTCCAAGTGAGGCAGACCACAAAGACTGGACCAGGCGGAGAACAGCTGGTGATGCCGCATCTTATCAAGAAACTAGATCCCATACAATCCGACAAGATCGAGCACATTGCCAGACGATGCATGCGGCAGTTGAGCGAACTGGCCAATAATCCGGACTACGACAACCTGGCCACCTGTAATATGagcaacagcaccaccaaCGCAACGGGTGGAGCAGCCGCTGATGCCACTCTCGTTTGTCCCGTTCCAGAGACCCAAGCCAAGAGCCAGACGCTCGAGGAGATTGACAAGATCATGCAGGAGTGCGAGCGTCAGGCGAAGAGCAGCAGCTCAACCACGACCACCGATGATCAGCGCACCACTGCCCCCAGTCTGACGAGTGGAAGTGGCAGCGGGAGCTTCCCACCCAATGTGAGCACCACCGCCAGTTCGTTCAGCTCAAGCAGCGACTGTTTGGCCAAGTCGTCGAGTCCTTCGCGCGCCAGCCGTCCGCTCTCCTCGAGCATCACCTCTTTCAATCCATATTCCTCCAGCGACTACATCAAGTCGCAGAGCAGTGATTGCCATGCACCAAGCACCGATCCGATCAAGACCTTTAGCACCACCTCGTACGAGGTGCAGTCCACACCGCAGAGCACCACCATTAGCACCAATACGATGAGCACGAGCCAGAGCAACACGATCAGTAGCACTACTAATCCGAGTGTGGAGTCCAAGCCATCCGCCCCGTCGGTATCGCCACCACCCCTCCAGTTGACGCCAGTGGGTGATCGGAGGGGCAGGAACCGGGAGCGGGGAGCTTCCTGCTCCTCCACATCCTCACCTTCACAGTACAACTCGAGCGAGGAGCTGGCCGCCATTTTTGGCATCGAGGAGCAACCGAAACAGCAGCGTCGCAGTCGGCAGACGCATAATGCCACAGGTAACGGAGATGATCCCGCCACCACTGAGGCCCCGAGTTCGCCTGATTCCGATTCCGCCAACGCCAATGAtactgccaatgccaatgccaatacTACTAATCCCGCCCAGCTCGATTCAGCTAATTGCGCTACTAATCCCGTTATGAATGTTCAACTTGATGTTACTACTAGCACCTCCACCTCAGCCTCAACCACCCATCCAACCTCTAACGATAATGCTAGCACTTGTAGTAGCCATAGTTATAAGCTAGAGACGATTCCGGAGCAGGATCACGAGGAGGTGGAGTCCACGCTAAAGTTGTCGCCGAACTTCAATAGGATTTATGCCAGCAAGATTCGCATAGTAATGGATCGCAATGAAGAGGCAAGTCTCCTGCCGGAAGGAGCAGCTAATGTTGCTTTAACTCAATTCGATTCTTTGAGTTCTCTGGAAGAGACCTCGTCCAATCCGGACTCTGGGAATGTTAGTCTCACGGATTATCCCCTGGCTAACCATGCGAATTCCTCCCTGGAACTGCAGACCGCTTACAATAGTCGATTTCAAGTGAGGGAGCATTACGTATCCGAGGTTTCCATTAGTGCTTCGGAATCAACGGATGAGGAGCAGACGGACACGGAGTGCTTAAGAGATGCTGATCGTTTGAACACAGAAGACTTTCCACCTTTACCCACAGAAGAAGAGCTAGAGGAGAGTCTACGGGAAGAAATAGAACTTAACGATAGTCTTAGTGGGGGCACTTTAAATATTGCTAGAGAGAGTAGCGGAGAATTGGTATCTGTAGTTCAAGAATTGAACCTGAATGAAACTGTTAGTCTGAGTCAAGAGGTTTACAATGTAACCACTGAGGCGCTGCAACGAATAGCGACAGATGAAATAGATGGCTTAAGTTCCGCTATAATTGAGGTTAACGAAAGCTTACTTAACGAATCTGCATTTGATGAGATGCACTTTAAACTAGACGAAACGGAACTGGACGAATCGGAAATCATAGACAGAATGCTTGAGGCTTCATTTGACGAGTTAGACGAATTAGAACTTGAGAACACAGAACTTGACGAAAGTCGACTTGACGACGAACAAAAGAGCGAATGCCAATTTAACGAAACCTATAACGAGTTGGACAGCATAGATCTTGATGCCACAGAACTTAACGCCACTGGACTTAACGAAATTTCATATGACCAGCTGGAGGAACTAGAACTTGACGATAGCGACTCCGTAATGCCGTTCACACGGCGCAAGAGCATCGTTTACGAAACGCCACAACTTAACCTGAGCATTTCCGAACTAAAAGTGAATTACGAAACGCAAGTGGAGCCAGTAATTAAATCAGAGTCACTCAACGAAGCCATTAAATCGATGAACAACGACGATGAAGGCGACGAGGAGATGCAGGCAGGCAGTGAAGAGAAGGTAGATGAAGAGGAAAACAGTGTAACTGAGACCCAGACACATCGTCGTCGGTGCAAAGGACTTCCGGCGAATCCCGCTAATGATGATGAACGGCCGTCCACCAGCTGCAAGGCTCTTTCCGTTTTTGGCGAGGTGCGAACTGTGGCACCacaggcggcggcggcagaggcagctgcagcagttgGTGGTGCAACGCGGGGCGGTTGGACTACACTCGAGCACGTATTTGTCGCCTGCACTGTGGGCCTGATTACACCGAACGATTTGCTCACTTTGTGCCTGATCGTAATTGGTGTGATTATCATTATTGCAATTGCTCTCACCTGA